One window of the Lysobacter sp. S4-A87 genome contains the following:
- a CDS encoding translocation/assembly module TamB domain-containing protein, translating into MSEQTPQGSGQTPPGQTPPDPHEERIAELRKRRRARLRWLAVRASVLAGVLTLLLAGFVYWLLTTIGGRDLLLAQIVSRLPENAALSWRSVDGPLSGPLTMNGVRFTYDRIVFTADRVHIDPAIRPLIRKRLRLDALQIANAHLELPKSDEPFELPRWPEVLPEIAPPLELQADDVRVDRFLVTQEGKELVDIRTLRTGLDAQQGKLHVERLYVDSSYGRFNLNGDYVPREDYRTNLTASGLLAAADGRTPARIGLVARGDLSRMNVAIAGHVPAPLHASLVLRGKDDPRWQVVLDAEGLDLGLVTAAEKRDDDQLLIGSFSADGVGGNANLRGEFRQGDLVATVLPSKVRLENQVLDVQPLALRIFDGSVTLRGHADFKDPENASFRFAVNARELQWGGEKGTAQTAGGAAEASPMIGADADLGFAGTLKAWAAIGNATLSRDGEKALVQFDGRGNDERMLLKTLKATMPSGSLDGSGSVAWAPALGWEINARLAGFDPGYFAPDWKGSINGQLATKGSTRDDGGLEVGVDATDLGGRLRNRPLKGKGRFAMHGAGTAGGETAYEGDVALSLGGSRIDAKGKVASNLDVDARFSPLVLSDLLPDGAGTLRGTLKLSGPRTAPDVVADLTGSGLKYGDYRADSFSAKGRLPWQRGNGAIAVRASGLDAGLPLSSLTVDARGAVEALQLQAQARGDIGTLELSGNASKRGTTWEGALATFQLAPAKGASWRLQQAARFRWDGRNGALSNSCFASSGGGSLCASADWPRRGLDVRGHALPLSLLVPYLPEREERRPWLLRGEISLDGQLRPVGNAWRGQFNVRSAGGGLKNSERARREMLSYDNLVLNATFDPKRINAELTTAFNSGGHIDARITTGWDDFAPIAGEVSVNTDELVWMELFSPDIVEPKGRLDARITLAGTRARPQLGGQARLSQFTTELPSLAIVLEGGDVRLDALPDGSARIDGQVRSGEGILNVDGSLNWQNMDAPLTLTLRGENVLVSDTRDLHAVASPDIQVRYAARQPLQVTGTVTVPSARIDLERLDQGVSASPDVVVLDPEDPEDTGDTPLELDLTLALGDDVRLNGFGLDGALGGKMRVRSHPGREMTASGQLKVQGQYKAYGQKLDITRGELSWSNGPVSDPILNIRAERIVGDVTAGVDIRGRASAPTANVWSDPASSQSEALAYLTLGRPLASASTDESKQLNAASAALSAGGSLIASQLGAKLGLDDAGVSDSRALGGSVLGFGKNISPRLYVGYGVSLLGTGQVVMLKYLLRKGFDVQIESSTLENRASLNWRKEK; encoded by the coding sequence ATGAGCGAGCAGACACCGCAGGGTTCCGGCCAGACGCCTCCTGGCCAAACGCCTCCCGACCCGCACGAGGAGCGCATCGCCGAGCTGCGCAAGCGGCGCCGGGCGCGGCTGCGCTGGCTGGCCGTCAGGGCGAGCGTGCTTGCAGGCGTGCTGACGCTGCTGCTGGCCGGCTTCGTCTACTGGCTGCTGACCACCATTGGCGGTCGCGACCTGTTGCTGGCGCAGATCGTTTCGCGGCTGCCGGAGAACGCGGCGCTGTCGTGGCGCTCGGTCGACGGCCCGTTGTCGGGCCCGCTGACGATGAACGGCGTGCGCTTCACCTATGACCGCATCGTCTTCACCGCGGATCGCGTGCACATCGATCCGGCGATCCGGCCGCTGATCCGCAAGCGCCTGCGCCTGGATGCGCTGCAGATCGCCAACGCACACCTGGAGCTGCCCAAGAGCGACGAGCCGTTCGAACTGCCGCGCTGGCCGGAAGTGCTGCCCGAGATCGCACCGCCACTGGAACTGCAGGCCGACGACGTGCGCGTCGACCGTTTCCTGGTCACCCAGGAAGGCAAGGAGCTGGTCGACATCCGCACGCTGCGCACGGGCCTGGATGCGCAGCAGGGCAAGCTGCACGTCGAACGGCTGTACGTCGACAGCAGCTACGGTCGCTTCAACCTCAACGGCGACTACGTGCCGCGCGAGGACTACCGCACCAACCTCACCGCCAGCGGCCTGCTGGCCGCTGCCGACGGCCGCACGCCGGCACGCATCGGCCTGGTCGCGCGCGGCGATCTGTCGCGCATGAACGTCGCCATCGCCGGCCACGTGCCGGCGCCGCTGCATGCGAGCCTGGTGCTGCGAGGCAAGGACGACCCGCGCTGGCAGGTGGTGCTCGACGCCGAGGGCCTCGACCTGGGCCTGGTCACGGCCGCCGAGAAGCGCGACGACGACCAGCTGCTGATCGGCAGCTTCAGCGCCGACGGCGTCGGTGGCAATGCCAACCTGCGCGGGGAGTTCCGCCAGGGCGACCTGGTTGCCACCGTGCTGCCGTCGAAAGTGCGGCTGGAGAACCAGGTGCTCGACGTGCAGCCGCTGGCATTGCGCATCTTCGATGGCTCGGTGACGCTGCGCGGCCATGCCGATTTCAAGGATCCGGAGAACGCCAGCTTCCGCTTCGCCGTCAATGCGCGCGAACTGCAATGGGGCGGCGAAAAGGGCACGGCGCAGACGGCCGGCGGCGCGGCCGAAGCGTCACCGATGATCGGTGCCGATGCCGACCTCGGCTTCGCCGGCACGCTCAAGGCGTGGGCGGCAATCGGCAACGCAACGCTCAGTCGCGATGGCGAGAAGGCGCTGGTGCAGTTCGACGGTCGCGGCAACGACGAACGCATGCTGCTCAAGACGCTCAAGGCCACCATGCCCAGCGGCAGCCTCGATGGCAGTGGCAGCGTGGCCTGGGCACCGGCGCTCGGCTGGGAGATCAACGCCCGCCTCGCCGGTTTCGATCCTGGCTACTTCGCACCGGACTGGAAGGGCTCGATCAACGGGCAACTGGCGACCAAGGGCAGCACGCGCGACGACGGAGGACTCGAGGTCGGCGTCGACGCGACCGACCTGGGCGGTCGCCTGCGCAACCGGCCGCTGAAGGGTAAGGGCCGGTTCGCCATGCACGGTGCCGGCACGGCCGGCGGCGAGACCGCCTACGAAGGCGATGTCGCGCTTTCGCTCGGCGGCAGCCGCATCGACGCCAAGGGCAAGGTCGCCAGCAACCTCGACGTCGATGCCAGATTCTCGCCACTCGTGCTCAGCGACCTGCTGCCCGATGGCGCCGGCACGCTGCGCGGGACGCTCAAGCTCAGTGGCCCGCGCACCGCGCCTGACGTGGTCGCCGACCTTACCGGCAGCGGCCTGAAGTACGGCGACTACCGCGCCGATTCGTTCAGCGCCAAGGGCCGGCTGCCGTGGCAACGCGGCAACGGCGCGATCGCGGTGCGCGCCAGTGGGCTCGACGCCGGCCTGCCGCTGTCCTCGCTCACCGTCGATGCACGCGGCGCCGTCGAGGCGTTGCAACTGCAGGCGCAGGCGCGCGGCGACATCGGCACGCTCGAGTTGTCGGGCAATGCCAGCAAGCGCGGCACGACCTGGGAAGGCGCACTGGCCACGTTCCAGCTGGCGCCGGCCAAGGGTGCATCCTGGCGCCTGCAGCAGGCCGCACGCTTCCGCTGGGATGGCCGCAATGGCGCGTTGAGCAACAGCTGCTTCGCTTCCAGCGGCGGCGGCTCGCTGTGCGCCAGTGCCGACTGGCCGCGGCGCGGCCTCGACGTGCGCGGCCATGCGCTGCCGCTGAGCCTGCTGGTGCCCTATCTGCCGGAACGCGAGGAGCGCCGGCCGTGGCTGCTGCGCGGCGAGATCTCGCTCGACGGCCAGCTGCGTCCGGTCGGCAACGCCTGGCGCGGGCAGTTCAACGTGCGCTCGGCCGGTGGTGGCCTGAAGAACAGCGAACGCGCGCGCCGCGAGATGCTCAGCTACGACAACCTCGTGCTGAACGCGACGTTCGATCCCAAGCGCATCAATGCCGAACTGACCACGGCGTTCAACAGCGGCGGCCACATCGACGCACGCATCACCACCGGCTGGGACGACTTCGCGCCGATCGCCGGCGAGGTGTCGGTCAACACCGACGAGCTGGTGTGGATGGAGCTGTTTTCGCCGGACATCGTCGAGCCCAAGGGTCGGCTCGATGCACGCATCACCCTGGCCGGTACGCGCGCGCGTCCGCAGCTGGGCGGGCAGGCGCGGCTGTCGCAGTTCACCACCGAGCTGCCGTCGCTGGCGATCGTGCTGGAGGGTGGCGACGTCCGCCTCGACGCCCTGCCCGATGGCAGCGCACGCATCGATGGCCAGGTGCGCTCGGGCGAAGGCATCCTCAACGTCGACGGTTCGCTCAACTGGCAAAACATGGACGCGCCGCTGACGCTGACCCTGCGCGGCGAGAACGTGCTGGTGTCGGACACGCGCGACCTGCACGCCGTCGCCAGCCCCGACATCCAGGTGCGCTATGCCGCCCGGCAGCCGCTGCAGGTCACCGGCACGGTGACCGTGCCGTCGGCCAGGATCGACCTGGAGCGACTCGACCAGGGCGTGTCGGCATCGCCCGATGTCGTCGTGCTCGATCCCGAGGACCCCGAAGACACCGGGGACACACCGCTCGAACTCGACCTGACCCTGGCGCTGGGCGACGACGTGCGGCTCAACGGCTTCGGCCTCGACGGTGCGCTTGGCGGCAAGATGCGCGTGCGCTCGCACCCCGGCCGCGAGATGACCGCGAGCGGCCAGCTGAAGGTGCAGGGCCAGTACAAGGCGTACGGGCAGAAGCTGGACATCACCCGCGGCGAACTGTCGTGGTCGAACGGTCCGGTCTCCGATCCGATCCTCAATATCCGCGCCGAACGCATCGTCGGCGACGTGACCGCCGGTGTCGACATCCGCGGCCGCGCCAGCGCGCCGACCGCCAACGTCTGGTCGGATCCGGCCAGTTCGCAGTCCGAGGCGTTGGCTTACCTGACCCTCGGCCGCCCGCTGGCCAGTGCCAGTACCGATGAAAGCAAGCAGCTCAATGCTGCCAGCGCCGCGCTGTCGGCCGGCGGCAGCCTGATCGCTTCGCAGCTGGGCGCCAAGCTCGGCCTCGACGACGCCGGCGTCAGCGACAGCCGGGCGCTCGGCGGCAGCGTGCTCGGCTTCGGCAAGAACATCTCCCCGCGCCTGTACGTCGGCTACGGCGTGTCGCTGCTCGGCACCGGCCAGGTGGTGATGTTGAAGTACCTGCTGCGCAAGGGCTTCGACGTGCAGATCGAATCGAGCACGCTGGAGAACCGGGCGTCGTTGAACTGGCGCAAGGAGAAGTAG
- a CDS encoding autotransporter assembly complex family protein, protein MRPLSWLERLLATAVLTIATAGTAQAAKVTAVDIRGLDEAETLNVHGALSLVQAIGKDLSGRRLGYLVREADDETREALEPFGYYSPKIEVTREGSGDNTRVIVTVTLDEPVRVRRADIAIIGEGSEDRYLKEDLAAFKPQTGDVFDHSQYEASKTKITRRLAERGYFDADFSSRRVEVTRAQHAADIDLVWTSGGRYDMGPITFVQTPHRIIRDSLLDNLVYWEQGSYYHQGKLDRFRESLARLDYFSSIEIEPDPDKAVDNEVPVLVTLTPAKRTVYTAGVSYGTDTGAGVRLGMERRYVNDRGHKALGQIDWAEERKTATVQYRIPAFAWLDGWYTFSAQYYDEQSDYIDTRKVELVASRSGQVSRRLNAVASIHALRERWAYVSDDDGDDTTPVQYRNATFLYPSLRADYIDADDRIFPRKGIGITVEVRGGVEGVGSDANFLQTWGVGRWYHGMGASNRLIVRAEAGGTFTNALVDMPPSLRFFAGGDRSIRGYAFREVGPSTIGSDGKKYALGAKNVLTGSVEFEHYFNDTWGAAGFVDAGDAFDDTPDIHTGVGFGARWKSPVGPVRFDIAHGLNDPDSDYEIYLNIGADW, encoded by the coding sequence ATGCGCCCCCTTTCCTGGCTCGAACGTCTGTTGGCCACCGCCGTGTTGACGATCGCCACAGCCGGGACCGCCCAGGCGGCGAAAGTCACGGCGGTCGACATCCGTGGCCTGGACGAGGCGGAAACGCTGAACGTGCATGGCGCGTTGTCGCTGGTGCAGGCGATCGGCAAGGACCTGTCCGGGCGGCGCCTGGGCTATCTGGTCCGCGAGGCCGATGACGAAACGCGCGAGGCGCTGGAACCGTTCGGTTACTACTCGCCGAAGATCGAGGTCACGCGCGAGGGCAGCGGCGACAACACCAGGGTCATCGTGACCGTGACCCTGGACGAGCCGGTGCGCGTGCGCCGCGCCGACATCGCCATCATCGGCGAGGGCAGCGAGGACCGGTACCTGAAGGAAGACCTGGCCGCCTTCAAGCCGCAGACCGGCGATGTCTTCGACCATTCACAGTACGAAGCCAGCAAGACCAAGATCACCCGGCGACTGGCCGAGCGCGGCTATTTCGACGCCGATTTCAGCTCGCGCAGGGTCGAGGTCACGCGCGCGCAGCACGCCGCCGACATCGACCTGGTCTGGACCAGTGGCGGCCGCTACGACATGGGCCCGATCACGTTCGTGCAGACGCCGCATCGCATCATCCGCGACAGCCTGCTCGACAACCTCGTGTACTGGGAACAGGGCAGCTACTACCACCAGGGCAAGCTCGACCGCTTCCGCGAATCGCTGGCGCGGCTGGACTATTTCTCGTCCATCGAGATCGAGCCCGACCCCGACAAGGCCGTCGACAACGAAGTGCCGGTGCTCGTGACCCTGACGCCGGCCAAGCGCACCGTCTACACCGCCGGTGTCAGCTACGGCACCGACACCGGCGCGGGCGTGCGGCTGGGGATGGAACGCCGTTACGTCAACGATCGCGGCCACAAGGCACTGGGCCAGATCGACTGGGCGGAAGAGCGCAAGACCGCGACGGTGCAGTACCGCATTCCCGCCTTCGCCTGGCTCGACGGCTGGTACACCTTCAGTGCCCAGTACTACGACGAGCAGAGCGATTACATCGACACGCGCAAGGTCGAGCTGGTCGCCAGCCGCAGCGGCCAGGTCAGTCGCCGCCTCAACGCCGTGGCTTCGATCCATGCGCTGCGCGAGCGCTGGGCCTACGTTTCCGACGACGACGGCGACGACACCACGCCGGTGCAGTACCGCAACGCCACGTTCCTGTATCCGTCGCTGCGCGCGGACTACATCGATGCCGACGACCGCATCTTCCCGCGCAAGGGCATCGGCATCACCGTGGAGGTACGCGGCGGCGTGGAGGGCGTCGGCTCCGACGCCAACTTCCTGCAGACCTGGGGCGTAGGGCGCTGGTACCACGGCATGGGCGCGAGCAATCGCCTGATCGTGCGCGCCGAAGCCGGTGGCACGTTCACCAACGCGCTGGTCGACATGCCGCCGAGCCTGCGCTTCTTTGCCGGTGGCGATCGCAGCATCCGCGGTTATGCGTTCCGCGAAGTCGGCCCGTCAACCATTGGCAGCGACGGCAAGAAGTACGCGCTGGGCGCCAAGAACGTGCTCACCGGCTCGGTCGAATTCGAGCATTACTTCAACGACACCTGGGGCGCGGCCGGCTTCGTCGATGCCGGCGACGCCTTCGACGACACGCCCGACATCCACACCGGCGTAGGCTTCGGCGCACGCTGGAAGTCGCCGGTGGGGCCGGTGCGGTTCGACATCGCACACGGCCTGAACGACCCGGACTCCGATTACGAGATCTACCTCAACATCGGCGCAGACTGGTGA
- the glyS gene encoding glycine--tRNA ligase subunit beta, with protein sequence MKPLLIELGTEELPVKALPGLAQAFFDGVIDGLRKRGVAFARGESKPLYSPRRLAVLLPGVADEQPEQKSEVLGPYLNIALDADGQPTKALQGFAAKAAIDWTALEKTSDGKGERFVHRAVKAGARTSELLPEILREAVAAMPIPKPMRWGDHDYGFARPVHWLVLLHGKDVVDAQIFGVRSDRMSRGHRFMHDKPVWFSTPGDYVEFLRSAKVLVDPDERRERIVLEVNAAATAAGGSARIDSGILEEVNGLTEWPRAVSCSFERQFLAVPQEALIATMETNQKFFPVLDAEGKLSEHFIGIANIESRDESEVRKGYERVIRPRFADAKFFFVEDMKQGLSAMNDGLKTVKYQDKLGTIADKVARVATLAEAVAAQVGVDPQQAREAALLAKADLQSRLVGEFPELQGIAGRYYAAVENHPLEVAHALDEAYMPRFAGDAIAPSRLGQVLAIAERLDTLAGGFAAGLKPTGNKDPFALRRNALGLARTLLEGGHDVVLHDLVERALSLQPASAKDIGSYDITHFVYDRLRGYYADRGVAGTQFDAVENVAHDSLPDFDRRLSAIGEFAKLPEAEALAAANKRIRNILRKVEGAVPDAIDAALFVEPAERELGEAVDSAVADTDPLLDGRDYVAVLGRLARLRPQVDAFFDGVMVNVDDARIRNNRLALLKRLSERLGSVAAIEHLSM encoded by the coding sequence ATGAAACCGCTGCTGATCGAACTGGGTACCGAAGAACTTCCCGTCAAGGCGTTGCCGGGCCTCGCCCAGGCCTTCTTCGACGGCGTGATCGATGGCCTGCGCAAGCGCGGCGTCGCCTTCGCCCGTGGTGAGTCCAAGCCGCTGTACTCGCCGCGCCGCCTGGCGGTACTGCTGCCCGGCGTCGCCGACGAACAGCCGGAACAGAAGTCCGAGGTGCTCGGCCCGTACCTCAACATCGCCCTCGATGCCGACGGCCAGCCGACCAAGGCGCTGCAGGGTTTCGCGGCCAAGGCCGCCATCGACTGGACCGCGCTGGAGAAGACCAGCGACGGCAAGGGAGAGCGCTTCGTCCACCGCGCCGTCAAGGCCGGTGCGCGCACCAGCGAGCTGCTGCCGGAGATCCTGCGCGAAGCCGTTGCTGCCATGCCGATCCCCAAGCCGATGCGCTGGGGCGACCACGACTATGGCTTCGCCCGCCCCGTGCACTGGCTGGTGCTGCTGCACGGCAAGGACGTGGTCGACGCGCAGATCTTCGGTGTGCGCAGCGACCGCATGAGCCGAGGCCATCGTTTCATGCACGACAAGCCGGTGTGGTTCAGCACGCCGGGCGACTACGTCGAGTTCCTGCGCAGTGCCAAGGTGCTGGTCGATCCGGACGAGCGCCGCGAGCGCATCGTGCTCGAGGTCAACGCCGCAGCGACCGCGGCCGGCGGCAGCGCGCGCATCGACAGCGGCATCCTCGAGGAGGTCAACGGCCTCACCGAGTGGCCCAGGGCGGTGTCGTGCAGTTTCGAGCGGCAGTTCCTGGCGGTGCCGCAGGAAGCGCTGATCGCGACCATGGAAACCAACCAGAAGTTCTTCCCGGTGCTCGACGCCGAAGGCAAGCTCAGCGAGCACTTCATCGGCATCGCCAACATCGAGTCGCGCGACGAGAGCGAAGTGCGCAAGGGCTATGAGCGCGTGATCCGTCCGCGCTTCGCCGACGCGAAGTTCTTCTTCGTCGAGGACATGAAGCAGGGCCTGTCGGCGATGAACGACGGCCTGAAGACGGTCAAGTACCAGGACAAGCTGGGCACGATCGCCGACAAGGTCGCGCGCGTGGCGACGCTGGCCGAAGCGGTTGCCGCGCAGGTCGGTGTCGACCCGCAGCAGGCACGCGAAGCCGCGCTGCTGGCCAAGGCCGACCTGCAGTCGCGCCTGGTCGGCGAGTTCCCGGAACTGCAGGGCATTGCCGGCCGCTACTACGCCGCGGTCGAGAACCACCCGCTGGAAGTCGCCCACGCCCTCGACGAGGCCTACATGCCGCGCTTCGCCGGTGATGCGATCGCGCCGAGCCGGCTGGGCCAGGTGCTGGCCATTGCCGAGCGCCTGGACACGCTGGCGGGCGGTTTCGCCGCGGGCCTGAAGCCGACCGGCAACAAGGACCCGTTCGCGTTGCGGCGCAATGCGCTGGGCCTGGCGCGCACGCTGCTCGAAGGCGGCCACGACGTGGTGCTGCACGACCTGGTCGAGCGCGCGCTGTCGCTGCAGCCGGCCTCGGCCAAGGACATCGGCAGCTACGACATCACCCATTTCGTCTACGACCGCCTGCGCGGATATTACGCCGACCGCGGCGTGGCGGGCACGCAGTTCGACGCGGTCGAGAACGTCGCCCACGATTCGCTGCCGGACTTCGACCGCCGCCTCAGCGCGATCGGCGAGTTCGCCAAGCTGCCCGAAGCCGAGGCACTGGCCGCGGCCAACAAGCGCATCCGCAACATCCTGCGCAAGGTCGAGGGCGCGGTGCCGGACGCGATCGATGCCGCACTGTTCGTCGAGCCCGCCGAGCGCGAGCTGGGCGAAGCGGTCGACAGCGCAGTGGCCGATACCGACCCGCTGCTCGACGGGCGCGACTACGTGGCCGTGCTCGGCCGCCTGGCGCGCCTGCGCCCGCAGGTCGATGCGTTCTTCGACGGCGTGATGGTGAACGTCGACGACGCGCGCATCCGCAACAACCGCCTGGCCCTGCTCAAGCGACTGTCCGAGCGGCTGGGCAGCGTGGCTGCGATCGAGCACCTGTCGATGTAA
- the glyQ gene encoding glycine--tRNA ligase subunit alpha: MAAPTFQAPTFQGLIQRLNAFWADQGCVLIQPLDLEVGAGTFHPATFLRSLGPEPWNAAYVQPCRRPTDGRYGENPNRLQRYYQYQVAMKPSPDNIVELYFDSLKALGVDPLVHDLRLVEDNWESPTLGAWGLGWEVWLNGMEVTQFTYFQQAGGMECRPVLGEITYGLERLCMYLQNVDNVFDLVWTHGPDGTPVTYGDVYHQNEVEQSAYNFEHADVAELFHRFDACEAEAQKLIELGLPLPAYDQVCKASHSFNLLDARRAISVTERQRYILRVRRIAQGVAEAYYAQREKLGFPVLKKTQQPA, translated from the coding sequence ATGGCCGCACCTACCTTCCAGGCACCGACTTTCCAAGGGTTGATTCAGCGACTGAACGCCTTCTGGGCGGACCAGGGCTGCGTGCTGATCCAGCCGCTCGACCTGGAGGTCGGCGCCGGTACCTTCCACCCGGCCACGTTCCTGCGCTCGCTGGGCCCGGAGCCGTGGAATGCGGCCTACGTGCAGCCCTGCCGCCGTCCCACCGACGGCCGCTACGGCGAGAACCCCAACCGCCTGCAGCGCTACTACCAGTACCAGGTGGCGATGAAGCCCAGCCCCGACAACATCGTCGAGCTGTACTTCGACTCACTCAAGGCGCTCGGCGTGGATCCGCTGGTGCATGACCTGCGCCTGGTCGAGGACAACTGGGAATCGCCGACCCTCGGCGCCTGGGGCCTGGGCTGGGAGGTCTGGCTCAATGGCATGGAGGTGACCCAGTTCACCTACTTCCAGCAGGCCGGCGGCATGGAGTGCCGGCCGGTGCTGGGCGAGATCACCTACGGTCTCGAGCGCCTGTGCATGTACCTGCAGAACGTCGACAACGTCTTCGACCTGGTCTGGACGCACGGGCCGGACGGCACGCCGGTGACCTACGGCGACGTCTACCACCAGAACGAAGTCGAGCAGAGCGCCTACAACTTCGAGCACGCCGACGTCGCCGAACTTTTCCACCGTTTCGACGCCTGCGAGGCCGAAGCGCAGAAGCTGATCGAGCTGGGCCTGCCATTGCCCGCCTACGACCAGGTCTGCAAGGCCAGCCACAGTTTCAACCTGCTCGACGCGCGCCGCGCAATCAGCGTGACCGAGCGCCAGCGCTACATCCTGCGCGTGCGCCGCATCGCCCAGGGCGTGGCCGAGGCGTATTACGCGCAGCGCGAGAAGCTTGGCTTCCCGGTGTTGAAGAAGACGCAGCAGCCTGCGTGA
- a CDS encoding glutamine amidotransferase, with translation MTHRHKRPFLIVETGQPVASMRRHRGFPHWIRVAAGLEADEAVVVNVEGGQALPGREGFAGTIITGSAAMVTERRDWSERSAQWLRDAAQAGMPLFGICYGHQLLAHALGGEVGDNPAGREMGTIGLQLHPHAEQDPLFTGLPAQFAAQATHLQTVLRAPEGATVLARSPQDDCHAFRWGERTWGVQFHPEFSATHMRGYVQARQDALQREGRCAKALARDVSATPHARRVLRRFVRHARSLHDH, from the coding sequence GTGACCCATCGCCACAAGCGGCCTTTCCTGATCGTCGAAACCGGCCAGCCCGTCGCCTCGATGCGCCGTCATCGCGGCTTTCCTCACTGGATCCGCGTCGCCGCCGGCCTGGAGGCCGACGAGGCGGTGGTGGTCAACGTCGAAGGCGGCCAGGCGCTGCCGGGCCGTGAAGGTTTCGCCGGCACCATCATCACCGGCTCGGCGGCGATGGTCACCGAGCGCCGCGACTGGAGCGAGCGCAGCGCGCAGTGGTTGCGCGACGCCGCACAGGCGGGCATGCCGCTGTTTGGCATCTGCTACGGCCACCAGCTTCTGGCGCACGCGCTCGGCGGCGAAGTCGGCGACAACCCGGCCGGCCGCGAGATGGGCACGATAGGCCTGCAATTGCACCCGCACGCCGAGCAGGACCCGCTGTTCACCGGCCTGCCGGCACAGTTCGCCGCACAGGCCACGCACCTGCAGACGGTGCTTCGCGCGCCCGAAGGCGCGACCGTGCTGGCCCGTTCGCCGCAGGACGACTGCCACGCGTTCCGCTGGGGCGAGCGCACCTGGGGCGTGCAGTTCCATCCGGAGTTCAGCGCCACCCACATGCGTGGCTATGTCCAGGCACGGCAGGACGCGCTGCAGCGCGAGGGCCGCTGTGCCAAGGCGCTCGCGCGCGATGTCAGCGCCACGCCGCACGCGCGGCGGGTGCTGCGCCGGTTCGTCCGGCACGCGCGCAGCCTGCACGATCACTGA
- a CDS encoding BPSS1780 family membrane protein, which yields MTQIRKVPASAGAEWLLGGFALLRKAPLALGLLGVIWGSLSALASMSGLLWLSFLVAVLGPMLFGGVIYAAREVDLGRSAQPAHLLQGLHGGRMPRLLAMLLPQIAALLVLAVLLVAMIGGEQLQQIALIMQQMQGNPDPELARALPAGRIFGWLVLALVIGVVAGFFTFVAIPDVMFTERGAFSAMSISFRACLRNIGALLVMMVLMVIAMFAVSIAINLLIVVMAFLIGQQGAFFIGQLILMAVLMPVMGGTIYYAWRNMLGEAPPAIPAAPAAGGIEV from the coding sequence ATGACGCAGATTCGAAAAGTGCCCGCGAGTGCGGGCGCGGAATGGTTGCTCGGTGGCTTCGCGCTGCTGCGCAAGGCGCCGCTGGCGCTGGGGCTGCTCGGCGTGATCTGGGGCAGCCTGTCGGCGCTGGCCTCGATGAGCGGGCTGCTGTGGCTGAGCTTCCTGGTCGCCGTGCTGGGCCCGATGCTCTTCGGTGGCGTGATCTATGCCGCGCGCGAGGTCGACCTGGGCCGTAGCGCGCAACCGGCGCACCTGCTGCAGGGCCTGCATGGCGGGCGGATGCCGCGCCTGCTGGCGATGCTGCTGCCGCAGATCGCGGCGCTACTGGTGCTGGCGGTGCTGCTGGTGGCGATGATCGGAGGCGAGCAGCTCCAGCAGATCGCCCTGATCATGCAGCAGATGCAGGGCAACCCCGACCCGGAACTGGCCAGGGCGCTGCCGGCCGGACGCATCTTCGGCTGGCTGGTGCTGGCGCTGGTGATCGGCGTGGTCGCCGGTTTCTTCACCTTCGTCGCCATTCCCGACGTGATGTTCACCGAGCGCGGTGCGTTCTCGGCGATGTCGATCAGTTTCCGCGCCTGCCTGCGCAACATCGGTGCGTTGCTGGTGATGATGGTGCTGATGGTGATCGCGATGTTTGCCGTCAGCATCGCCATCAACCTGCTGATCGTGGTGATGGCGTTCTTGATCGGCCAGCAGGGCGCGTTTTTCATCGGCCAGCTGATACTGATGGCGGTGCTGATGCCGGTGATGGGCGGAACGATCTACTACGCCTGGCGCAACATGCTCGGCGAGGCGCCCCCGGCCATACCGGCGGCACCGGCTGCGGGCGGCATCGAGGTCTGA